From Dehalobacter sp.:
GAGTTTAGACCATCGCCCTTTGGCCGGGGCTAAGTAGTTAACACTACTTGGAACAGCAGCATCCGCCAATTTAGCCGGAGCCTTGATCGCTCCTATGACCCCCATTGCTGTTGCGGCCATTCCAGCTTTAAGAAAATTGCGGCGGTTCATCTCTAATCTTTGTTTTTGTTCGGTTTTTTCTACCATGTTATTACCTCCCTTCTAAGCTTGTACAGCATTGCTTGCTTTTTTTACGCCAATAAAACCTAACAGACGAGCCAAAACAACCGCAAGTACCACAGAAATTCCCAAGAATAAGAATATTGCCGTACTTGTTGCTTTGACGTGGCCAACGCTGGCATTAATGTAAACAAAGGAAATACCAATCCAAGTAATGGCATACCATAGTACAAATAAGCTCCAGTTAAGGACCGTTTTCCACATTAATTCACGCTTGGCACGGGGTTTAATGAAAATAATTCCGCCTAAAAATAACACACCGGCAATAAAAATTAAAAATGTGCTCATATTTTTCACCTCCTTCCAGTTAATGAAGTAGATTTTGTTCATACAAGTACATTATACAAAACAACAAGCAAATGAAGCTTTAAACCGGTTTAAAACTTCATTTGCCTGTTGTTTAAATAATTAAAAATTTATCGCAATTATTTTATAATTTTTTCATTTGTCGCTTCTAAAATATGTGTTTCATGTGTCAATATATTAAGCTTTGCCAAATTACGGATAATTATTTTGTTTTTCTTTTTTTCCAAGATATTCTGC
This genomic window contains:
- a CDS encoding dehalogenase, whose translation is MSTFLIFIAGVLFLGGIIFIKPRAKRELMWKTVLNWSLFVLWYAITWIGISFVYINASVGHVKATSTAIFLFLGISVVLAVVLARLLGFIGVKKASNAVQA